From a single Streptomyces misionensis genomic region:
- a CDS encoding phage tail tape measure protein, whose translation MTNVVEILITAKNMTGPAMASVNAEVSKAGRGMAAFHKTALIAGAGLAAIGVESVKMASKFDAAMAQLHTQAGVSQDKIAGLKQGVLDLAGKVGQDPDSLAESLYHVESNFESMGISSSKALKLTETAAKGATVGHADLVDVTNALTAAVASSIPGVQNFDKAMGVLNATVGVGDMKMQDLANAFSSGMVATVKGFGLSITDVGAALAVFGDNNIRGSLAGNQLRMSVMALAHPVATAGDALQRLGLQQDTLSKDMQRGGLKLALEDLVGHMKKAGISSKEQGDIITQAFGRKAGAGLNVLVSQMDRLESKYPALAEGANKFGDAWAGTQKTFAFQMKALQASFDALMITLGNKLIPPLQSFVSLMLAHKSATTAAVAALGGLLAATVAVSAAMKAAAAAQMLWSASGRGLAALAGVFESVALKAMYMKQAFVAAGGGIAGLKAAFAELSMLGKAAVITAGLAAVVAGVMALSQVGKRTPPDIDRMTTALGKLGTTGQVTGEALRVFGKGLGDLAYDVDRVAGKSSGMDAFNDTMNKVFTLGMAHSNSLNMAKEDIDALDKSLASLVSGGKAQLAAAALSKIEDAYAKKGGDPKKLVGELDDYKAALASSSLQEELTAKSMGLFGDAAVSTQKALDAENQSAQGLEQSIMALNQVHRGAFDAETAFYQAISDATKAIKENGRTLSLGSEAGRKNRDVLSQLAAKTEDLVDKKLKEKASWDQVDKIYEKGRKTLISVAEQMGDTKSQAEKLADTLLKAPEAKKLKLQVDDKQATADLNAFNAAVRKAPGSKSVTLSTLSKTAESVLEAFGYKVTHLKNGKVTVSAAAGGALGTIASVAAAIRALNGRTATTYVKTVRLGGSSMWSSKPMPSAATGGLIPRYADGGDVQHFPDGGYIQGPGSGTSDSILALLGSGAVARVSNTEYVIKAAAVQKYGVHMLDAINQGRLPVAHLAGGGLSQGAKDARKQLSGSFGISSFGRMAGYHRTPFEHGLATPDSVDSLVSSLNDAASKIKAAFSGKTESNLLKHLNSVGKSLLGYEKQLTKVTASLATAKDKLNSLKDSASQLSDSIKSNLISSANVTKAASGADGGTVTLGTIRTGLSVSRDKVTAFANALKQLASRGFSKSVIQQVAEAGIDGGGLETAGALLTASASEVSSINSMQSQIESAAGSAGKTTADSVYATAIKDQTAAVKKLADQQSKLQKSMDKLAASMEKLISKALKGKAAGGIVGAAANGGLRSNLTWVGEQGPELLDLPAGSRVWSNPDSQRMVQTPWASMLNAPRRAATAPVVAPSSSEPQRIILEIRAGDSGRYTEFLVSELRKAVKTRGSIEATFAPPRGR comes from the coding sequence ATGACCAACGTGGTAGAGATCCTGATCACGGCTAAGAACATGACTGGCCCGGCCATGGCCAGCGTGAACGCCGAAGTCAGCAAGGCAGGCCGCGGCATGGCCGCCTTCCACAAGACCGCGTTGATCGCCGGTGCCGGGCTCGCCGCGATCGGCGTCGAGTCGGTCAAGATGGCATCGAAGTTCGACGCTGCGATGGCGCAGCTTCACACGCAGGCCGGCGTGTCGCAGGACAAGATCGCCGGGTTGAAGCAGGGAGTCCTCGACCTCGCCGGCAAAGTTGGACAGGACCCCGACAGCCTCGCCGAGTCGCTGTACCACGTGGAATCGAACTTCGAGTCCATGGGCATCAGCAGCAGCAAGGCGCTGAAGCTCACCGAGACCGCGGCGAAGGGCGCCACAGTCGGGCACGCGGACCTGGTCGACGTCACCAACGCGCTGACCGCGGCCGTCGCCTCCAGCATCCCCGGCGTGCAGAACTTCGACAAGGCGATGGGCGTCCTCAACGCCACCGTCGGCGTCGGCGACATGAAGATGCAGGACCTCGCCAACGCGTTCAGCAGCGGCATGGTCGCCACCGTCAAGGGCTTCGGCCTGTCCATCACCGACGTCGGCGCCGCCCTCGCAGTCTTCGGCGACAACAACATCCGCGGCTCGCTGGCCGGCAACCAGCTCCGCATGTCGGTTATGGCCCTGGCCCACCCGGTGGCCACCGCAGGCGACGCGCTCCAGCGCCTGGGCCTCCAGCAGGACACCCTCTCGAAGGACATGCAGCGGGGCGGTCTGAAGCTCGCTCTGGAGGACCTGGTCGGCCACATGAAGAAGGCCGGGATCTCGTCCAAGGAGCAGGGCGACATCATCACCCAGGCGTTCGGCCGGAAAGCCGGCGCGGGCCTCAACGTCCTCGTCAGCCAGATGGACCGCCTGGAGTCGAAGTACCCGGCGCTGGCCGAGGGCGCCAACAAGTTCGGGGACGCGTGGGCTGGCACGCAGAAGACGTTCGCGTTCCAGATGAAGGCGCTCCAGGCGTCGTTCGACGCGCTGATGATCACGCTGGGGAACAAGCTCATCCCGCCGTTGCAGTCGTTCGTCAGCCTCATGCTCGCGCACAAGTCCGCCACCACCGCCGCGGTCGCCGCGCTCGGCGGGCTCCTCGCCGCCACCGTCGCCGTGTCCGCCGCGATGAAGGCAGCCGCCGCGGCCCAGATGCTGTGGTCGGCCAGCGGCCGGGGGCTCGCCGCGCTCGCGGGCGTGTTCGAGTCGGTAGCGCTCAAGGCCATGTACATGAAGCAGGCGTTCGTCGCGGCCGGCGGCGGCATTGCCGGGCTGAAGGCGGCGTTCGCTGAGCTGAGCATGCTCGGTAAGGCCGCGGTGATCACGGCCGGGCTCGCGGCTGTGGTCGCGGGCGTGATGGCGCTGTCGCAGGTCGGGAAGCGGACGCCGCCGGACATCGACCGAATGACGACCGCCCTCGGGAAGCTGGGCACCACCGGGCAGGTCACCGGCGAGGCCCTGAGGGTCTTCGGCAAGGGCCTGGGCGACCTCGCCTACGACGTCGACCGGGTGGCCGGCAAGTCGTCCGGGATGGACGCGTTCAACGACACCATGAACAAGGTCTTCACCTTGGGCATGGCGCACTCCAACAGCCTGAACATGGCCAAGGAGGACATCGACGCCCTCGACAAGTCGCTCGCGAGTCTGGTCAGTGGTGGCAAGGCGCAGCTTGCGGCGGCGGCCCTGTCGAAGATCGAGGACGCCTACGCGAAGAAGGGCGGCGACCCGAAGAAGCTCGTCGGGGAGTTGGACGACTACAAGGCCGCGCTGGCGTCGTCGTCGCTCCAGGAGGAGCTGACCGCTAAGTCCATGGGCCTGTTCGGGGACGCCGCCGTATCAACGCAGAAGGCACTCGACGCCGAGAACCAGTCCGCGCAGGGCCTTGAGCAGTCCATCATGGCGTTGAACCAGGTGCACCGCGGTGCGTTCGACGCGGAGACGGCCTTCTACCAGGCCATCAGCGACGCCACCAAGGCCATCAAGGAGAACGGCCGCACCCTCAGCCTCGGCAGTGAGGCGGGCCGAAAGAACCGCGACGTCCTCTCGCAGCTCGCCGCGAAGACCGAAGACCTGGTCGACAAGAAGCTGAAGGAGAAGGCCAGCTGGGACCAGGTCGACAAGATCTACGAGAAGGGCCGCAAGACCCTGATCTCCGTCGCCGAGCAGATGGGCGACACCAAGTCGCAGGCCGAGAAGCTCGCGGACACCCTGCTGAAGGCGCCCGAGGCGAAGAAGCTGAAGCTCCAGGTCGATGACAAGCAGGCCACCGCCGACCTGAATGCCTTCAACGCGGCCGTGCGGAAGGCGCCCGGCTCGAAGTCGGTGACGCTGTCGACGCTCAGCAAGACCGCTGAGTCGGTGCTGGAGGCGTTCGGGTACAAGGTCACGCACCTGAAGAACGGCAAGGTCACCGTGTCGGCTGCCGCGGGCGGCGCGCTCGGCACCATCGCCAGCGTCGCCGCAGCCATCCGCGCCCTGAACGGCCGAACCGCCACCACCTACGTCAAGACGGTCCGGCTCGGCGGCAGCAGCATGTGGAGCAGCAAGCCCATGCCCTCAGCGGCCACGGGCGGGCTGATTCCCCGGTATGCGGACGGTGGCGACGTCCAGCACTTCCCCGACGGCGGGTACATCCAGGGCCCGGGGAGCGGCACCTCGGACAGCATCCTCGCCCTCCTGGGCTCGGGCGCGGTGGCCCGAGTCTCCAACACCGAGTACGTGATCAAGGCGGCGGCCGTCCAGAAGTACGGCGTGCACATGCTCGACGCCATCAACCAGGGCAGGCTGCCGGTCGCGCACTTGGCCGGCGGTGGCCTCAGCCAGGGCGCGAAGGACGCTCGTAAGCAGCTCAGCGGCTCGTTCGGCATCAGCTCGTTCGGGCGGATGGCCGGATACCACAGGACCCCGTTCGAGCACGGTCTCGCCACACCGGACAGCGTGGACTCCCTGGTGTCGAGCCTCAACGATGCCGCGAGCAAGATCAAGGCCGCGTTCAGTGGGAAGACCGAATCGAACCTGCTCAAGCACCTGAACAGCGTCGGCAAGTCCCTGCTGGGCTACGAGAAGCAGCTGACGAAGGTCACCGCGAGCCTGGCGACGGCGAAGGACAAGCTCAACTCGTTGAAGGACTCCGCGAGTCAGCTGTCTGACTCGATCAAGAGCAACCTGATCAGCAGCGCGAACGTCACCAAGGCGGCGTCGGGCGCCGACGGCGGGACCGTCACCCTCGGCACCATCCGCACCGGCCTGTCCGTGTCCCGCGACAAGGTGACCGCGTTCGCCAATGCGCTCAAGCAGCTCGCATCGAGGGGCTTCTCCAAGTCCGTCATCCAGCAGGTCGCCGAGGCCGGCATCGACGGTGGCGGTCTGGAGACCGCGGGCGCACTGCTGACGGCGTCGGCGTCCGAGGTGTCGTCCATCAACTCGATGCAGTCGCAGATCGAGTCGGCGGCTGGGTCGGCTGGGAAGACGACGGCGGACTCGGTGTACGCGACGGCGATCAAGGACCAGACCGCGGCGGTGAAGAAGCTCGCCGACCAGCAGTCGAAGCTCCAGAAGTCCATGGACAAGCTCGCGGCGTCCATGGAGAAGCTGATCAGCAAGGCGCTGAAGGGCAAGGCCGCGGGCGGCATCGTCGGCGCCGCCGCGAATGGTGGCCTGCGCTCGAACCTGACGTGGGTGGGCGAGCAGGGGCCCGAACTGCTGGACCTGCCCGCCGGATCGCGGGTGTGGTCGAACCCGGACTCGCAGCGGATGGTGCAGACCCCGTGGGCGTCCATGCTCAACGCCCCGCGCCGCGCGGCCACCGCTCCCGTGGTCGCGCCGTCCAGTTCGGAACCCCAGCGGATCATCTTGGAAATCCGGGCGGGCGACAGCGGCCGGTACACCGAGTTCCTGGTCAGCGAACTGCGCAAGGCGGTCAAGACACGCGGCTCCATCGAAGCCACCTTCGCGCCGCCCCGCGGCCGATAG